The Sulfitobacter donghicola DSW-25 = KCTC 12864 = JCM 14565 genome has a segment encoding these proteins:
- a CDS encoding glycosyltransferase family 4 protein, with protein MRLAFYAPLKPPAHPVPSGDRAMARSLIAALETLGARVDLASALRTRDGKGDAEIQADLIAQANAQIPQIIAQGKAANWQAWITYHTYYKAPDLIGPSVAQSLGIPYLSIEATRARKRLGGAWDRFARAAEQACDAADVVFYLTERDSKALRDYAPPAQKHILLKPFLNRDDLPPRAEGSHLLAVGMMRAAAKLPSYQLIAETLALMPDDTRLEIAGDGPARALVELAMAPFADRVTFLGALSAQKLEQAYQRSGALIWPGVDEAFGLTYLEAQAHGLAVIAQDRPGVRDVLYPRDYPKVEEGAAGLAALAASPAPSPDDIRAHIRQYHLRPATAETLRLGLEMVGVK; from the coding sequence ATGCGCCTCGCCTTTTACGCCCCCCTGAAACCTCCGGCGCACCCTGTGCCGTCAGGGGATCGCGCAATGGCGCGCTCTTTAATCGCAGCGCTTGAAACGTTGGGGGCTAGGGTGGATCTGGCCTCGGCCCTTCGCACCCGCGATGGGAAAGGCGACGCAGAGATCCAAGCCGATCTGATCGCACAAGCAAATGCCCAAATCCCGCAAATCATCGCGCAAGGAAAAGCCGCGAACTGGCAGGCGTGGATCACCTATCACACCTATTACAAAGCCCCCGACCTGATCGGCCCCAGCGTCGCGCAAAGTTTGGGTATTCCCTATCTGTCCATCGAAGCAACGCGTGCCCGCAAGAGGCTAGGCGGTGCGTGGGACAGATTTGCCCGCGCCGCGGAACAGGCCTGTGACGCGGCCGATGTGGTCTTTTACCTGACGGAGCGCGATAGCAAAGCGTTGCGCGACTATGCCCCGCCCGCGCAAAAGCACATCCTTCTAAAGCCCTTTCTCAACCGCGATGATCTGCCCCCAAGGGCCGAGGGCTCCCATTTGCTGGCAGTGGGTATGATGCGGGCTGCCGCGAAACTGCCCTCTTACCAGCTGATCGCTGAAACGCTTGCCTTGATGCCCGACGATACCCGCCTAGAGATCGCAGGCGACGGGCCTGCACGGGCCTTGGTAGAGCTGGCCATGGCCCCTTTTGCGGATCGCGTTACGTTTTTAGGCGCCCTGAGCGCACAAAAGCTTGAACAGGCCTACCAGCGATCTGGCGCGCTCATCTGGCCCGGTGTGGATGAGGCCTTTGGCCTGACTTATCTAGAGGCCCAAGCCCATGGCCTTGCCGTTATTGCCCAAGACCGCCCAGGTGTGCGCGATGTATTGTACCCTCGGGATTATCCCAAGGTCGAAGAGGGGGCCGCAGGGTTAGCCGCGCTTGCTGCATCCCCTGCCCCTTCACCCGATGACATTCGCGCACACATCCGCCAATATCATCTGCGACCCGCGACAGCCGAAACACTACGCCTAGGGCTAGAAATGGTAGGGGTGAAATGA
- a CDS encoding histidine phosphatase family protein — MIRLALLRHGHTTWNREGRVQGRSDIALDADAVAELRNQSLPSPWKDAMLWASPLERAAHTAALVAGREPKTDPALIEMNWGDWEGRIAKELRADPTCDHRDIEDWGWDYTPPNGESPAALRDRLVPWANRLARDSIAVCHIGVMRVLMAHATGWNFAGPAPFAVKRNRLFIIEIDGTAWRLLPEPVRLERPIS, encoded by the coding sequence ATGATCCGTCTTGCTTTGCTACGTCACGGCCACACAACGTGGAACCGCGAGGGCCGCGTTCAAGGGCGCAGCGACATCGCGCTGGATGCAGATGCGGTGGCCGAATTGCGCAATCAATCGCTGCCCTCCCCGTGGAAAGACGCCATGCTTTGGGCCAGCCCGCTAGAGCGCGCCGCCCATACTGCCGCGCTGGTCGCTGGCCGCGAACCAAAAACCGACCCCGCTTTGATCGAAATGAACTGGGGCGATTGGGAGGGCCGTATTGCCAAGGAACTGCGCGCCGATCCAACCTGCGATCACCGCGATATCGAAGATTGGGGCTGGGACTATACGCCCCCGAATGGGGAAAGCCCTGCCGCGCTGAGGGACAGGTTGGTTCCATGGGCGAACAGACTTGCGCGCGACAGCATAGCGGTTTGCCACATCGGCGTGATGCGGGTGCTGATGGCCCATGCCACGGGGTGGAATTTTGCGGGCCCCGCCCCTTTCGCGGTCAAACGAAACCGCCTGTTCATTATCGAAATCGACGGGACAGCGTGGCGCCTGCTGCCAGAACCTGTCCGTTTGGAAAGGCCGATCTCGTGA
- a CDS encoding glycosyltransferase family protein yields MRVMIVVTHLLGTGHLARALTLARAYLAAGDDVCVVSGGMPAPHFATDGMRFVQLPPVRSNGVDFATLLDENGQTAGQGFLAERQNQLLKTFAEVAPDILITELFPFGRRILKEEFQTLLDAAKSSAKPPLVCASIRDILAPPSKPKKALFAEEMIAQFYDAVLVHSVQALTPLELSWPVSETLTGYLRYTGFVAPPAAGLHPDMAGQGEIIISAGGGDVGGPIYEAALATATALDAPFRVLVGGAAPDARIAELAARAPSNVTVQSVRKDFRQMLYHAKASVSLCGYNTALDILQAATPAVFIPFDEGSEVEQGLRADALSKRDGIATLRRAALTGETLLAALREVIAAPRRTPDSGGFNGAATTVEITHQMRDAS; encoded by the coding sequence GTGAGGGTCATGATTGTCGTCACCCACCTATTGGGAACGGGGCATCTGGCGCGGGCCTTAACCTTGGCGCGGGCCTATCTGGCGGCGGGGGATGATGTCTGTGTTGTTTCTGGCGGCATGCCAGCCCCGCATTTTGCAACCGATGGCATGCGTTTTGTACAATTGCCTCCTGTGCGCTCTAATGGCGTGGATTTCGCGACCTTGCTGGACGAGAACGGCCAAACCGCGGGCCAAGGTTTTCTCGCTGAACGTCAAAATCAATTGCTCAAAACCTTCGCAGAGGTCGCGCCAGACATCCTAATCACCGAGCTGTTCCCCTTTGGGCGTCGCATCCTGAAGGAAGAGTTTCAAACGCTGCTGGATGCCGCAAAATCCAGCGCCAAGCCCCCCCTTGTTTGCGCCTCTATCCGCGACATCCTAGCCCCGCCTTCAAAGCCAAAGAAGGCCCTCTTTGCCGAGGAGATGATCGCCCAATTCTACGATGCGGTCCTTGTTCATTCGGTGCAGGCCCTCACCCCGTTGGAGCTAAGCTGGCCTGTCAGTGAAACCTTGACGGGCTACCTGCGTTATACGGGCTTTGTCGCGCCCCCAGCGGCGGGTCTTCACCCCGATATGGCAGGCCAAGGTGAGATCATTATCAGTGCAGGCGGTGGAGACGTCGGCGGGCCGATTTATGAGGCAGCCCTAGCAACCGCCACGGCGTTAGACGCCCCTTTTCGCGTTCTGGTAGGCGGCGCGGCACCAGATGCACGCATTGCAGAGCTGGCAGCGCGCGCGCCCTCAAATGTCACCGTTCAATCGGTTCGCAAGGATTTTCGCCAGATGTTGTATCACGCCAAAGCATCCGTTTCCTTATGCGGCTACAACACCGCATTGGACATTTTGCAGGCTGCAACTCCTGCGGTTTTCATCCCCTTTGATGAGGGCAGCGAAGTCGAACAGGGGCTGCGCGCGGATGCGCTATCCAAACGCGACGGGATCGCAACCCTTCGGCGGGCAGCGCTAACTGGGGAAACGCTGCTTGCTGCGCTACGCGAAGTCATCGCTGCGCCACGGCGCACACCGGATTCAGGCGGCTTCAACGGCGCGGCCACTACAGTTGAGATCACCCACCAGATGAGAGATGCATCATGA
- a CDS encoding polysaccharide deacetylase family protein, producing MKINWSPLKAELTFWRQAERPLPIWWRDDDAIATTPALSRLTQISETLGMPAYIAVIPAHMTPSLVPALNDAPNLIPVIHGWRHQSHAPKGEKNAEFGHLRPQAESELGLAMDTLEAQFSTQLVKLFVPPWNRFNPDLLPALTLAGYRGLSTYGPRKAQFAAPNLTQINTHIDPIFWRGHRGLADPTELVEGIVTTLRNRREGGSDATEPLGLLTHHLVHTEEVWQFTQEVLQVLLDGGATPADINALL from the coding sequence ATGAAAATCAACTGGTCGCCCCTGAAAGCCGAGCTAACATTTTGGCGCCAAGCTGAACGCCCCCTTCCCATCTGGTGGCGCGACGATGACGCCATTGCCACCACGCCCGCGCTGTCACGTCTCACCCAGATATCCGAGACCTTGGGCATGCCTGCATATATCGCCGTCATCCCTGCCCACATGACGCCGTCGCTTGTGCCCGCACTCAACGACGCCCCAAACCTGATCCCCGTCATCCACGGCTGGCGCCACCAAAGCCATGCGCCAAAAGGCGAGAAGAACGCCGAATTTGGCCACCTGCGCCCCCAAGCGGAAAGCGAATTGGGGTTGGCTATGGACACTTTGGAGGCTCAGTTCAGCACACAGCTGGTGAAACTGTTTGTGCCGCCATGGAACAGGTTCAATCCTGATTTGCTGCCTGCCCTTACCCTTGCCGGATATCGAGGTCTGTCGACCTATGGCCCACGAAAGGCCCAGTTCGCAGCCCCTAACCTCACCCAGATCAACACCCACATCGACCCCATTTTCTGGCGTGGACACCGTGGGTTAGCCGACCCAACTGAATTGGTTGAAGGGATCGTTACCACCCTGCGCAACCGTCGCGAAGGGGGTAGCGATGCTACGGAACCCCTTGGCCTGTTGACCCACCACCTTGTCCACACTGAAGAGGTCTGGCAATTCACCCAAGAGGTGTTGCAGGTTCTTTTGGACGGCGGGGCAACCCCCGCCGATATCAACGCCCTGCTTTAG
- a CDS encoding 3-keto-5-aminohexanoate cleavage protein: MTPCILCVAITGSVPTKAANPAVPISISEQIESTHAAYEAGASICHAHVRNDDETPTSDPEKFAALQEGIKAHCPDMIMQFSTGGRSGAGEERGGMLSLRPDMASLSVGSNNFPTRVYENPPQLVDWLASEMVKYEVKPEIEAFDLSHIHKAAEMNRDGRIPGQLYIQFVMGVKNAMPADKEAFDFYVKTLKRLVPDAQWCAAGIGPNQIVLNEWAIAAGGHTRTGLEDNVRWDKNTLAPSNAALIQRAADLCEKYERPVATPSQAREILGLRTA, encoded by the coding sequence ATGACCCCTTGCATTCTCTGCGTCGCCATCACCGGTTCTGTCCCGACTAAGGCCGCCAATCCTGCGGTGCCGATCAGCATTTCCGAGCAGATCGAAAGCACCCATGCCGCCTATGAAGCAGGCGCCAGCATATGCCACGCGCATGTGCGCAACGATGACGAAACGCCAACGTCAGACCCCGAGAAATTCGCGGCCTTGCAGGAGGGGATCAAGGCGCATTGCCCTGATATGATTATGCAATTCTCGACTGGTGGCCGATCAGGTGCAGGTGAGGAGCGCGGCGGCATGTTGTCCCTACGTCCAGATATGGCCAGCCTCTCTGTCGGGTCCAACAACTTTCCCACCCGCGTCTACGAAAACCCGCCACAGCTGGTCGATTGGCTGGCCTCCGAGATGGTGAAATACGAAGTAAAGCCCGAAATCGAGGCCTTTGACCTGTCCCACATCCACAAAGCCGCCGAAATGAACCGCGATGGCCGCATCCCCGGGCAGCTCTATATCCAGTTCGTGATGGGGGTGAAAAACGCTATGCCCGCCGATAAAGAAGCCTTTGATTTCTATGTGAAAACACTCAAACGTCTGGTGCCGGATGCCCAGTGGTGTGCCGCTGGAATCGGGCCAAACCAGATCGTTTTGAACGAATGGGCGATTGCGGCGGGGGGGCACACCCGCACGGGCCTAGAGGACAACGTCCGCTGGGATAAAAACACACTCGCACCGTCCAACGCAGCCCTCATCCAGCGCGCCGCCGACCTGTGCGAGAAATATGAACGCCCCGTTGCAACGCCATCGCAGGCGCGTGAAATCTTGGGGCTGCGAACAGCCTAA
- a CDS encoding alkylphosphonate utilization protein, whose product MTCPLCTSAAPLIATAVSGGPADASIDICAACADPATPADHFRPIASTMWSEDPALQVFAARTLKRLDTDWARDLLDQLYLDEETQEWADNVAEQTDHKDSNGVPLANGDTVVLIKDLNVKGAGFTAKRGTAVHRISLVQDNAAHIEGRVEGQRIVILTEFVKKRA is encoded by the coding sequence ATGACATGCCCCCTCTGCACCTCCGCCGCCCCGCTCATCGCCACAGCTGTTTCAGGCGGCCCCGCTGACGCCAGCATCGACATCTGCGCGGCCTGCGCTGATCCAGCCACGCCCGCCGATCACTTCCGCCCCATCGCCTCGACCATGTGGTCTGAGGACCCCGCGCTGCAGGTTTTTGCCGCGCGCACGCTCAAACGGCTTGATACCGATTGGGCCCGCGATCTGCTCGACCAGCTTTACCTCGATGAGGAAACCCAAGAATGGGCCGATAACGTGGCCGAGCAGACAGACCACAAAGACAGCAACGGCGTCCCCCTTGCCAATGGCGATACGGTGGTGCTGATCAAAGATCTCAACGTCAAAGGCGCGGGCTTTACCGCCAAACGCGGCACTGCCGTGCACCGGATCAGCCTTGTCCAAGACAACGCCGCCCATATTGAAGGCCGCGTTGAGGGCCAGCGCATTGTCATCCTGACCGAGTTCGTGAAAAAGCGCGCCTAA
- a CDS encoding REP-associated tyrosine transposase, which yields MSRYRRMYVPGGTYFFTVNLAERGSDLLLREINLLRSAYAAAIKEHPVRCEAMVILPDHLHAVWTLPSDDADFSIRWQKIKTAFSKNCPSVGSPNESKRRKGERGIWQRRFWEHCIRDQADFAAHVDYCHWNPVKHGFVERPEDWPFSTMQRRVGETHA from the coding sequence ATGAGCAGATATCGCCGCATGTATGTGCCGGGAGGCACCTATTTCTTCACCGTGAACCTCGCGGAACGGGGGAGCGACCTTTTGTTACGCGAAATCAACCTTTTGAGGTCAGCCTATGCTGCGGCCATCAAGGAACATCCTGTCCGATGCGAAGCGATGGTGATCCTACCCGATCACCTTCACGCCGTTTGGACACTACCCAGCGATGACGCCGATTTTTCTATTCGTTGGCAAAAGATAAAAACTGCCTTTTCCAAAAACTGCCCGAGTGTGGGATCCCCTAACGAGAGCAAACGCAGAAAAGGCGAACGCGGGATATGGCAAAGACGATTTTGGGAGCATTGCATTCGAGATCAGGCAGATTTCGCCGCGCATGTTGATTATTGCCATTGGAACCCCGTAAAGCACGGGTTTGTTGAGCGCCCAGAGGATTGGCCGTTTTCAACGATGCAACGTAGGGTGGGTGAAACCCACGCGTGA
- the lepA gene encoding translation elongation factor 4 has product MTPLSHIRNFSIVAHIDHGKSTLADRLIQETNTVAERDMKAQMLDNMDIERERGITIKAQTVRINYTALNGEEYILNLIDTPGHVDFAYEVSRSMRAVEGSLLVVDSTQGVEAQTLANVYHAIDADHEIVPVLNKIDLPATDCDRVAEQIEDVIGIDASDAIRVSAKTGEGIIETLEAVVHKLPAPTGTLDAPLKAMLVDSWYDSYLGVIVLVRIMDGQLKKGERIKMLSNGSTHHVDRIGVFRPEMTEIDALGPGELGFLTASIKQVRDTSVGDTITHEKKGCTEALPGFKPSQPVVFCGLFPVDAAQFEDLRDSIEKLALNDASFSYEMETSAALGFGFRCGFLGLLHLEVIRDRIEREYDIDLITTAPSVIYDIHMRDGTVEQLHNPADMPDLTFVDHIEEPRIKATILVPDDYLGDVLKLCQDRRGIQEDLTYAGSRAMVVYDLPLNEVVFDFYDRLKSVTKGYASFDYQMIGYREDSLVKMSILVNDEPVDALSTMVHRDRAEMRGRAMVEKLKDLIPRHMFKIPIQAAIGGKVIARETLSAMRKDVTAKCYGGDASRKRKLLDKQKAGKKKMRQFGKVDIPQEAFISALKMDN; this is encoded by the coding sequence ATGACACCACTTTCACATATCCGCAATTTCTCCATCGTCGCCCATATTGACCATGGTAAATCCACCCTCGCTGATCGCCTCATCCAAGAGACGAACACAGTGGCCGAGCGCGATATGAAGGCGCAAATGCTCGATAACATGGACATCGAGCGCGAGCGCGGCATCACCATCAAAGCCCAAACCGTGCGGATCAACTACACCGCGCTGAACGGCGAAGAATACATCCTCAACCTGATCGACACCCCCGGCCACGTTGATTTCGCTTACGAAGTTTCCCGCTCCATGCGCGCGGTCGAAGGCTCGCTGCTGGTGGTCGACAGCACCCAAGGCGTTGAGGCCCAGACCCTCGCCAACGTGTATCACGCCATTGATGCCGATCACGAGATCGTGCCAGTGCTGAACAAGATCGACCTGCCCGCAACCGATTGTGATCGCGTCGCCGAGCAAATCGAAGACGTGATCGGCATTGATGCTTCTGACGCAATCCGCGTTTCCGCCAAAACCGGCGAGGGAATCATCGAGACCCTCGAAGCCGTTGTTCACAAACTTCCCGCCCCAACAGGCACGCTGGATGCACCGCTCAAGGCGATGCTGGTGGATTCATGGTACGACAGCTACCTCGGCGTGATCGTTCTGGTCCGCATCATGGACGGTCAGCTGAAAAAGGGCGAACGGATCAAGATGCTCTCGAACGGCTCAACCCACCACGTTGACCGCATCGGCGTCTTCCGCCCCGAAATGACAGAAATCGACGCGCTTGGCCCGGGTGAGCTCGGCTTCCTCACCGCTTCGATCAAACAGGTCCGCGATACCAGCGTTGGTGATACCATCACCCACGAGAAGAAAGGCTGCACCGAAGCCCTACCAGGCTTTAAACCGTCCCAGCCCGTGGTTTTCTGTGGCCTCTTCCCCGTTGATGCCGCCCAATTCGAAGACCTGCGCGACAGCATTGAAAAACTCGCCCTCAACGATGCCTCCTTTAGCTACGAGATGGAAACATCCGCCGCCCTTGGCTTTGGCTTCCGCTGCGGCTTCCTCGGTCTGCTGCACCTTGAGGTGATCCGCGACCGGATCGAACGCGAATATGACATCGACCTGATCACCACCGCGCCTTCCGTTATCTACGATATCCACATGCGCGACGGCACGGTTGAGCAGCTGCACAACCCCGCAGACATGCCCGACCTAACCTTCGTCGATCACATCGAAGAACCGCGGATCAAGGCAACCATCCTCGTCCCCGATGATTATCTCGGCGATGTGCTGAAACTCTGCCAAGACCGCCGCGGCATCCAAGAAGACCTCACCTATGCAGGCTCACGCGCCATGGTCGTCTATGACCTGCCGCTGAACGAAGTTGTATTTGACTTCTACGACCGCCTGAAATCGGTCACCAAAGGCTATGCCTCGTTTGACTATCAAATGATCGGCTACCGCGAAGATTCGCTGGTCAAAATGTCGATCCTCGTCAACGACGAACCCGTCGACGCCCTGTCCACCATGGTCCACCGCGACCGCGCCGAAATGCGCGGCCGCGCCATGGTCGAAAAACTAAAAGACCTCATCCCCCGCCACATGTTCAAAATCCCGATCCAAGCAGCCATCGGCGGCAAAGTCATCGCCCGCGAGACGCTGTCCGCCATGCGCAAAGACGTCACCGCAAAATGCTACGGCGGCGACGCATCGCGAAAACGCAAACTGCTGGACAAGCAGAAAGCGGGTAAGAAAAAGATGCGCCAATTCGGTAAGGTAGATATCCCGCAAGAAGCGTTTATCTCAGCGCTCAAGATGGACAATTAA
- a CDS encoding porin: protein MHPVARLALPALLVVPSLSAAQEVDPVWDFYGQLNLGVLSVDNGADSETSFTDNDNSNSRVGAIFRQDLANGGQFRFHFETALGFTGSSSISGSDNDFDADYSRSELRKLELIYETARIGTFSFGQGSIATDSTAEADFSGTSVIAYSSLQDQAGSQEFLLADGSASGVRVGNAFSAFDGSRRFRIRYDTPTYKGFGLAISAGEEVLARGNDDEFYDIGLTYNRDYGDYKVAGRLGHSIRDSAEAFTLGSAAVLHEPTGLSFSLAGGRARESEASYIYAKAGLQRDWLSLGRTHLSVDYYSGEDFAFAGSDSESIGLAVVQKVDAYNLELYASHRTYDFNNSGSATQDVDVTFVGARWKF, encoded by the coding sequence ATGCACCCCGTAGCCCGACTTGCGCTTCCTGCGCTCCTTGTTGTTCCTAGCTTATCCGCCGCTCAAGAAGTTGATCCGGTTTGGGATTTCTACGGGCAGCTGAACCTAGGCGTTCTGAGCGTTGATAATGGCGCTGACAGCGAAACCAGCTTTACCGACAACGACAACTCGAACTCGCGCGTTGGCGCGATTTTCCGTCAGGATCTGGCCAATGGCGGGCAGTTCCGCTTTCACTTTGAAACCGCTTTGGGCTTTACTGGTTCGAGCAGCATCAGCGGCAGCGACAACGACTTTGACGCCGATTACAGCCGCAGCGAATTGCGCAAGCTGGAGCTGATCTATGAAACAGCTCGGATTGGTACTTTCTCGTTCGGTCAGGGGTCTATCGCGACGGATAGCACAGCCGAGGCTGATTTTTCAGGGACAAGCGTGATCGCCTATTCCAGCTTGCAAGACCAAGCGGGATCGCAGGAATTTTTGCTGGCAGACGGATCGGCATCTGGCGTGCGCGTTGGCAATGCCTTCTCGGCGTTTGACGGCAGCCGCCGCTTCCGCATTCGTTATGACACACCGACCTACAAAGGCTTTGGTCTGGCGATTTCGGCAGGCGAAGAAGTTCTGGCGCGGGGCAACGATGATGAGTTCTATGACATCGGCCTGACCTACAACCGCGACTATGGTGACTATAAGGTTGCGGGTCGCCTTGGCCATTCCATCCGTGACAGCGCCGAAGCCTTTACGCTGGGTTCTGCTGCGGTACTGCACGAACCAACGGGCCTTAGCTTTTCCTTGGCTGGTGGGCGCGCACGCGAAAGCGAAGCAAGCTATATCTATGCCAAAGCGGGTTTGCAGCGCGATTGGCTGTCGCTGGGGCGCACGCACCTATCGGTTGATTACTACAGCGGCGAAGATTTTGCCTTTGCGGGCAGCGATTCCGAATCTATCGGTTTGGCCGTTGTGCAAAAGGTCGATGCCTATAACCTTGAGCTTTATGCCAGCCACCGCACCTATGACTTCAACAACTCGGGCAGCGCGACCCAAGACGTTGACGTAACCTTTGTTGGGGCCCGCTGGAAGTTCTAA
- a CDS encoding low molecular weight phosphatase family protein — protein sequence MSQQLPQSVLFCCDHNAVRSPMAEGFMKKLYGMDVYVQSVGVKNDLEIDGFSIAVCQEMGVELSRHRSRSFDEMEEWGDDLSSFDLVISLSPASQRRALELTRYFHLDVEYWPILDPTGLGEGREEKLAQFRAARDQIVSKLTERFGAPTQIPA from the coding sequence GTGTCGCAACAGCTCCCCCAATCCGTTCTTTTCTGTTGCGACCACAACGCGGTGCGGTCCCCCATGGCCGAAGGTTTTATGAAAAAACTTTACGGCATGGATGTTTATGTCCAATCCGTTGGCGTTAAAAACGATCTTGAGATTGATGGTTTTTCAATTGCTGTCTGTCAGGAAATGGGTGTCGAACTGTCGCGCCACCGCTCGCGCAGCTTTGACGAGATGGAAGAATGGGGTGACGATCTCAGCTCTTTTGACCTCGTGATATCACTGTCGCCCGCGTCCCAGCGCCGCGCGCTGGAACTGACCCGTTACTTCCATTTAGATGTAGAATATTGGCCGATTCTGGACCCAACCGGATTGGGCGAGGGACGCGAAGAAAAGCTGGCCCAATTCCGCGCAGCCCGTGACCAGATCGTGAGCAAACTCACCGAACGTTTCGGCGCTCCGACACAGATACCTGCCTGA
- a CDS encoding UPF0262 family protein yields the protein MTHITNITIDDANLPAPTPEIEQERRVAMFDLLEDNSFVLPKRDERPIPNGPYHLGLSIRDKRLVFDVNTETDEKAAEFHLSLGPFRQVVKDYFQICESYFDAVKKLPPAQIETIDMARRGIHMEGSRVLQERLEGKAEIDIDTARRLFTLICVLHFGG from the coding sequence ATGACGCACATCACAAATATCACCATCGATGATGCCAACCTGCCAGCCCCCACGCCGGAGATCGAACAAGAGCGCCGCGTGGCCATGTTTGACCTGCTCGAGGATAACTCGTTTGTGCTGCCCAAACGCGACGAACGCCCGATCCCGAACGGCCCCTACCATCTGGGCCTGTCCATCCGTGACAAGCGGCTGGTATTTGATGTGAACACAGAAACAGATGAAAAAGCAGCAGAATTCCACCTTTCGCTGGGGCCATTCCGGCAGGTCGTAAAGGATTATTTCCAAATCTGCGAAAGCTATTTCGACGCTGTGAAAAAACTACCACCAGCCCAGATCGAAACCATAGATATGGCCCGCAGAGGCATTCATATGGAAGGCAGCCGCGTGCTTCAGGAACGTCTGGAAGGCAAAGCCGAGATCGACATCGATACCGCGCGCCGCCTCTTTACGCTCATCTGCGTCTTGCATTTCGGAGGCTAA
- the hisD gene encoding histidinol dehydrogenase, producing MPVFLDATSPDFEQSFTALLNAKREDSPDVDATVADIIADVRKRGDAAVIELTNKFDRVSLTPDTLRITDAEIETACTQVSAEDRAALELAAERIRAYHARQLPKDEQWTDESGATLGWRWGAVSAAGLYVPGGLASYPSSVLMNAIPAKVAGVGRLAMVVPAPDNVLNPLVLLAARLSGVDEVYRIGGAQAVAALAYGTDTIAPVDKITGPGNAFVAAAKRRVFGKVGIDMIAGPSEILVVADADNDADWIALDLLSQAEHDESAQSILITTDAAFGRSVAEAVEKRLETLERAHIAGPSWRDFGAVITVPDLATAAALTDRIAPEHLELCVADPHALSDQINHAGAIFLGQWTPEAIGDYVGGPNHVLPTARSARFSSGLSVLDFMKRTTLSHMSPQALRAIGPAAERLASSESLEAHGLSVTARLRKLND from the coding sequence GCAAACGCGGTGACGCGGCAGTGATCGAGCTGACCAATAAATTCGACCGCGTTTCCCTAACGCCAGACACCCTGCGCATCACCGACGCAGAAATCGAAACCGCCTGTACCCAAGTCAGCGCCGAAGACCGCGCCGCGCTTGAACTCGCCGCTGAGCGCATCCGCGCCTATCACGCGCGCCAGCTGCCAAAGGATGAGCAATGGACAGACGAGTCAGGTGCGACCCTTGGCTGGCGCTGGGGCGCTGTATCGGCTGCGGGTCTCTATGTTCCGGGTGGGTTGGCTAGCTACCCCAGCTCGGTTCTGATGAACGCAATCCCCGCAAAGGTTGCAGGTGTTGGCCGTCTTGCCATGGTTGTGCCTGCACCTGATAACGTGCTGAATCCACTTGTTTTGCTGGCCGCGCGGCTTTCTGGCGTGGACGAAGTGTACCGCATCGGCGGCGCCCAAGCGGTTGCCGCGCTGGCCTATGGCACCGATACCATCGCCCCCGTGGATAAAATCACAGGCCCCGGGAACGCCTTTGTCGCCGCCGCCAAACGCCGAGTGTTCGGCAAGGTCGGCATCGACATGATCGCAGGCCCCTCCGAAATCCTTGTTGTTGCCGATGCGGATAACGATGCCGATTGGATCGCGCTTGATCTATTGTCTCAGGCCGAGCACGACGAAAGCGCGCAATCCATCCTCATAACCACCGACGCCGCCTTTGGCCGCTCAGTGGCTGAGGCCGTCGAAAAGCGCCTCGAAACGCTAGAGCGTGCCCATATCGCAGGCCCTTCATGGCGCGACTTTGGCGCGGTGATCACCGTGCCAGACCTCGCCACTGCTGCCGCACTGACTGACCGCATCGCGCCCGAGCACCTCGAACTCTGCGTGGCAGATCCCCACGCGCTATCCGACCAAATCAACCACGCAGGCGCAATCTTTTTGGGGCAATGGACACCAGAGGCCATTGGCGATTACGTCGGCGGCCCAAACCACGTCCTGCCAACAGCCCGTTCCGCGCGGTTCTCGTCCGGCCTGTCGGTTCTGGATTTCATGAAACGCACAACCCTGTCGCATATGTCACCCCAAGCACTGCGCGCCATCGGCCCCGCAGCCGAACGGCTGGCCTCATCCGAAAGCCTAGAGGCGCACGGCCTGTCCGTCACCGCCCGCCTGCGCAAGCTGAACGATTAA